Proteins from one Streptomyces sp. NBC_00289 genomic window:
- a CDS encoding class I SAM-dependent methyltransferase codes for MNGKRLDEELAANRALWDARARAHGTTPNDMFYDVDSFLAGRQTLYGIELELAGDVTGQDVLHLQCHFGMDTLNWARLGARVTGIDFSSTAITRARELAERAGLTADFIEADTQNLPSDLADRFDRVIATYGVLCWIADLDAWMRGTAMALRPGGRLVLVDLHPAFQTLASYEPLVADWPYGGGEPQREAVTGTYADPDLLMEAQEVVQYPHSVGEIVTAAAGAGLIVDHLGEHTEAEFDGRRILPQGPDGNYRFPFSDTYLPILYSLRAVSPQPTAE; via the coding sequence ATGAACGGAAAACGCCTTGATGAGGAACTCGCCGCGAACCGCGCCCTTTGGGACGCCCGCGCCCGGGCACACGGAACGACCCCGAATGACATGTTCTACGACGTCGATTCGTTCCTGGCCGGACGCCAGACGCTCTACGGGATCGAGCTGGAGCTAGCCGGTGATGTGACCGGCCAGGATGTGCTGCATCTGCAGTGCCACTTCGGCATGGACACACTCAACTGGGCCCGTCTGGGCGCCAGGGTCACCGGCATCGATTTCTCGTCGACGGCGATCACCCGGGCACGTGAGCTGGCCGAGCGCGCCGGGCTGACCGCCGATTTCATCGAGGCGGACACGCAGAACCTTCCATCCGACCTGGCGGACAGGTTCGACCGGGTGATCGCCACCTACGGGGTGCTGTGCTGGATCGCTGACCTCGATGCATGGATGCGCGGCACGGCAATGGCACTGCGGCCTGGTGGCAGGCTGGTACTGGTCGACCTGCATCCCGCCTTCCAAACCCTGGCCAGCTACGAGCCGCTCGTGGCCGACTGGCCCTACGGCGGCGGCGAACCCCAGCGAGAAGCGGTCACGGGCACGTATGCCGATCCGGACCTGCTGATGGAGGCGCAGGAAGTAGTCCAGTATCCTCACTCCGTGGGCGAGATCGTGACAGCGGCCGCCGGAGCCGGACTGATCGTGGACCACCTCGGCGAACACACAGAGGCCGAGTTCGACGGACGCCGCATCCTGCCCCAAGGACCCGACGGCAACTACCGCTTCCCCTTCAGCGACACCTATCTCCCGATCCTCTACTCGTTGCGAGCGGTGTCACCTCAACCGACCGCAGAGTAG
- a CDS encoding transposase — translation MTEGRWIVFEDESGAALAGVVRRTWGQRGTTPVIKLNGSRGDRENMVAFVAYRPGFEPRLLVWHKSREGYTKEHFPLLLTMLYARLGGPVTLVWDNYSSHTSAGVREWAEGQERWLRIVQLPPYAGTEPGGAPVEDRQRSPREPRIPFDS, via the coding sequence GTGACCGAGGGGCGCTGGATCGTCTTCGAGGACGAGTCCGGAGCGGCGCTCGCCGGCGTGGTGCGCCGCACCTGGGGACAGCGGGGCACCACTCCGGTGATCAAGCTGAACGGGTCGCGCGGGGACCGGGAGAACATGGTGGCGTTCGTCGCCTACAGGCCCGGGTTCGAGCCGAGGCTGCTTGTGTGGCACAAGAGTCGCGAGGGATACACCAAGGAGCACTTCCCGCTCCTGCTGACCATGCTGTACGCCCGCCTCGGCGGCCCCGTCACGCTCGTATGGGACAACTACTCCAGCCACACCAGCGCCGGGGTACGCGAGTGGGCTGAGGGGCAGGAGCGCTGGCTACGAATCGTCCAACTGCCGCCGTACGCCGGAACTGAACCCGGTGGAGCTCCTGTGGAAGATCGTCAAAGATCTCCTCGCGAACCGCGCATTCCGTTCGATTCGTGA
- a CDS encoding winged helix-turn-helix domain-containing protein, translating into MICQFGHMGGMGTSNAARWGPAEREARRMQAADLFEQDVRQAHVARLLGVSRRAVGQWHAAWREGGREALVARPNGSRSYLTPQQEQELLRELRLGASAHGWEGQGWTLARIARVIEEKYGARFTVPGVWYLMDRLGWSWQVPKTQAVQRDEEAIAAWRTETWPAVSHPVKP; encoded by the coding sequence ATGATCTGTCAGTTCGGGCATATGGGCGGTATGGGGACTTCGAATGCCGCGCGTTGGGGGCCGGCTGAGCGGGAGGCGCGGCGGATGCAGGCCGCCGACCTGTTCGAACAGGATGTGAGGCAGGCGCATGTGGCCCGGCTGCTGGGGGTGTCCCGGCGGGCGGTCGGCCAGTGGCATGCGGCGTGGCGGGAGGGCGGTCGTGAGGCGCTTGTGGCGCGGCCGAACGGGTCCCGCTCGTATCTGACGCCGCAGCAGGAGCAGGAGTTGCTGCGAGAGTTACGACTTGGGGCGTCGGCGCACGGCTGGGAGGGCCAGGGCTGGACGCTCGCGCGTATCGCGCGCGTGATCGAGGAGAAGTACGGGGCGCGGTTCACGGTGCCGGGGGTGTGGTACCTCATGGACCGTCTGGGCTGGTCGTGGCAGGTTCCGAAGACGCAGGCGGTCCAGCGCGACGAGGAGGCGATCGCCGCATGGCGCACGGAGACGTGGCCGGCGGTGTCCCATCCGGTCAAGCCGTGA
- a CDS encoding IS3 family transposase — protein MRLDTAECAYSVEFMCGRLGVSRSGYYDWRSRPESATAQRREELKLLIKKAFDISDSTYGHRRIQAQLHRWGISVGLELVRRLMRELGLESCQPQPKRFNLTKAAAGQVPDLVGRNFTADAPGEKLVGDITYIGTGEGWLYLATVIDCCTKEVIGYAMDDHYQTPLISRAIRNAARNRNLSADAIFHSDRGSNGGFNWSSQHPDLGGVRRGHGGLEFEDQRCSGGAASAVAR, from the coding sequence ATGCGGCTCGACACTGCGGAGTGCGCATATAGCGTCGAGTTCATGTGCGGCAGACTCGGCGTCTCCAGATCCGGCTACTACGACTGGCGATCCCGCCCGGAATCCGCGACGGCACAGCGGCGCGAGGAACTGAAACTGCTCATCAAGAAAGCCTTCGACATTTCCGACAGCACCTACGGCCACCGTCGCATCCAAGCCCAGCTGCACCGCTGGGGCATCAGCGTCGGCCTGGAACTGGTCCGCCGCCTGATGCGCGAGCTGGGACTTGAGTCCTGCCAGCCACAGCCGAAGAGGTTCAACCTCACCAAGGCCGCGGCCGGCCAGGTGCCGGACCTCGTCGGCCGCAACTTCACCGCGGACGCGCCCGGCGAAAAGCTCGTCGGTGACATTACTTATATCGGGACCGGGGAAGGCTGGCTGTACCTCGCGACGGTAATCGACTGCTGCACGAAGGAAGTCATCGGTTACGCGATGGACGACCACTACCAAACCCCACTGATATCCAGGGCGATCCGTAACGCGGCACGGAACAGGAACCTCTCGGCCGACGCGATATTTCACTCGGATCGCGGAAGTAACGGTGGATTCAACTGGTCGTCGCAACACCCTGATCTCGGAGGTGTGCGACGTGGCCACGGCGGACTGGAGTTTGAAGACCAGCGATGTTCCGGAGGGGCGGCGTCGGCAGTGGCGCGCTGA
- a CDS encoding transposase, which translates to MEGGDLGRGKRARAACGGYVCFEDEAGFTRRPPKGRTWGRRGRTPQVTVSGRRSGRLSVAGLIAMRPGSRTRLCHRLRTHPAGKGKRRSIGERDFIALIDGVHHLVKAPIVLVWDRLNTHVSHAIRELIAEREWLTVFLLPAYSPDLNPVEWVWAHVKRSLANLAVVALDRLEVLVRNRLKRLQYRPDTLDGFIAGTGLTFDDPASP; encoded by the coding sequence GTGGAAGGAGGCGACCTGGGCCGAGGTAAAAGAGCCCGGGCGGCGTGCGGGGGCTACGTCTGCTTCGAGGACGAGGCGGGCTTCACGCGACGACCGCCCAAAGGACGCACCTGGGGCCGGCGCGGCCGCACCCCGCAGGTCACGGTGAGCGGGCGACGCTCGGGCCGCCTGTCGGTGGCCGGACTCATCGCGATGCGGCCCGGCTCCCGCACCCGGCTGTGTCACCGCCTGCGCACCCATCCCGCGGGCAAAGGCAAACGCCGCAGCATAGGCGAACGGGACTTCATCGCGCTGATCGACGGAGTCCACCACCTCGTCAAGGCCCCGATCGTGCTGGTCTGGGACCGGCTGAACACCCACGTCTCCCACGCCATACGTGAGTTGATCGCCGAGCGTGAATGGCTGACGGTATTCCTGCTGCCCGCCTACTCGCCCGACCTCAACCCCGTCGAGTGGGTATGGGCACATGTCAAGCGCAGCCTGGCCAACCTCGCCGTCGTCGCCCTCGACCGGCTCGAAGTCCTCGTACGCAACCGGCTCAAACGCCTCCAGTACCGGCCCGACACTCTTGACGGCTTCATAGCAGGCACCGGCCTGACCTTCGACGACCCAGCGTCACCCTGA
- a CDS encoding IS701 family transposase: MTARRPCPPAPGPLEEYAARFDDLFFSLAQRRGFREYLTGLLAPRERNKTITCLAGAEPVAGAGMPGVQRLQFFLSESPWEAEQINDRRLELLHEEPATAPHDGGVIVIDDSGDRKDGTATAHVGRQWLGRLGKTDNGVVTVTTVWTDGRVYYPLHATPYTPAHHFARGRADLAFRTKPQLAAALAARGKDAGFGCRAVVADCAYSVSDDWYLALREAGLAYVVALKPHRGTWAPADQPHTPIEAAHALTWKGARRPGDWTAVERHFRDGHTETWWAADARLGGYGPDSPCRLVVATTDPARLPEKATWYLATNLPHPDAPHAATSPHPPADLAEIVRLYGLRPWIEQSYKQIKDELGWADFQVRSDRAIRRHQTLVNCAFSFCWDQWFNPPGPLDDTAPDPCPDEGPERGTNRTPPTPTALLAQGITFGPRLAHPRHHPEPMVAILDGQRPTPRPPGPDRRGHHRTRP; this comes from the coding sequence ATGACTGCTCGCCGTCCGTGTCCGCCCGCGCCGGGTCCGTTGGAGGAGTACGCGGCCCGGTTCGACGACCTCTTCTTCAGCCTGGCCCAGCGGCGGGGGTTTCGCGAATACCTGACCGGGCTGCTGGCACCGAGAGAGCGGAACAAGACGATCACCTGCCTGGCAGGGGCGGAACCGGTGGCAGGTGCAGGAATGCCAGGGGTGCAGCGGCTGCAGTTCTTCCTGTCCGAGTCGCCCTGGGAGGCCGAGCAGATCAACGACCGGCGGCTTGAGCTGCTGCACGAGGAGCCGGCGACCGCTCCGCACGACGGCGGGGTCATCGTGATCGACGATTCCGGAGACCGCAAGGACGGCACCGCGACCGCGCACGTGGGCCGGCAGTGGCTGGGCCGGCTGGGCAAGACGGACAACGGCGTCGTCACGGTGACCACGGTGTGGACCGACGGCCGCGTGTACTACCCGCTGCACGCGACTCCCTACACCCCCGCCCATCACTTCGCCCGCGGCCGGGCTGATCTGGCCTTCCGTACGAAACCGCAGCTGGCCGCCGCTCTCGCGGCCCGCGGGAAGGATGCGGGCTTCGGCTGCCGGGCCGTGGTCGCCGACTGCGCCTACTCCGTCAGCGACGACTGGTATCTCGCGCTGCGCGAGGCCGGCCTGGCCTACGTGGTCGCGCTCAAGCCGCACCGCGGCACCTGGGCTCCGGCCGACCAGCCGCACACCCCCATCGAGGCCGCGCACGCCCTGACCTGGAAGGGTGCCAGACGCCCTGGCGACTGGACGGCCGTGGAGCGTCACTTCCGCGACGGGCACACCGAGACCTGGTGGGCCGCCGATGCCCGCCTGGGCGGCTACGGTCCCGACTCGCCCTGCCGACTGGTCGTGGCCACCACCGACCCAGCCCGGCTGCCGGAGAAGGCCACCTGGTACCTGGCCACCAACCTGCCCCACCCCGACGCACCCCACGCCGCCACCAGCCCGCATCCGCCGGCCGACCTCGCCGAGATCGTCCGCCTCTACGGCCTGCGGCCATGGATCGAGCAGAGCTACAAACAGATCAAGGACGAACTCGGCTGGGCCGACTTCCAGGTCCGCTCCGATCGCGCCATCCGCCGCCACCAGACCCTGGTCAACTGTGCCTTCTCCTTCTGCTGGGACCAGTGGTTCAACCCACCCGGACCCCTGGATGACACCGCCCCGGACCCGTGCCCCGACGAGGGGCCAGAGAGGGGGACCAACCGAACCCCACCCACCCCAACTGCCCTGCTGGCCCAAGGCATTACGTTCGGTCCGCGCCTGGCTCACCCCCGCCACCACCCCGAACCGATGGTGGCGATCCTGGACGGACAGAGACCCACCCCCCGACCTCCAGGCCCTGATCGACGCGGTCACCACCGGACACGGCCTTGA
- the istB gene encoding IS21-like element helper ATPase IstB, whose protein sequence is MELTRRLRLPHVRRQLSDLIPTARAQRWDPAELVRVLLAEEAAGRDAAMLVNRRKKAGFPAGKTFQVWDETKSSIPTATQTALRTLEWISRQENLCIVGPSGTGKSHWCEALGHAAIEAGMTTCWFTIEDLGTLVRRHRADDSMAKAMSRIMRADLVIVDDIGLLPIAPDAAEGFYRLVDAAYEKRSLAVSSNLHPAGFEEIMPKTLATATVDRLLHHAHVVVTNGTQSCT, encoded by the coding sequence ATCGAGCTCACCCGACGGCTTCGGCTCCCGCACGTGAGACGGCAGCTGAGCGACCTCATCCCCACCGCACGCGCCCAGCGCTGGGACCCCGCCGAACTCGTCCGCGTCCTGCTGGCGGAAGAGGCCGCCGGCCGGGACGCCGCGATGCTGGTCAACCGGCGCAAAAAGGCAGGCTTCCCAGCCGGGAAGACCTTCCAGGTGTGGGACGAGACGAAGTCCTCCATCCCCACCGCAACCCAGACCGCCTTGCGCACCCTGGAATGGATCTCACGGCAAGAGAACCTCTGCATCGTGGGACCCTCCGGCACGGGCAAGAGCCACTGGTGCGAAGCACTCGGCCACGCGGCCATCGAGGCCGGGATGACCACCTGCTGGTTCACCATCGAAGACCTCGGCACACTGGTGCGACGCCACCGCGCGGACGACTCCATGGCCAAGGCCATGTCCAGGATCATGCGGGCAGACCTCGTCATCGTTGACGACATCGGACTCCTGCCCATCGCGCCGGACGCCGCCGAGGGCTTCTACCGCCTGGTGGATGCCGCCTACGAAAAACGCTCTCTCGCGGTCTCCAGCAACCTCCACCCGGCTGGTTTCGAAGAGATCATGCCCAAGACCCTCGCCACCGCGACCGTCGACCGGCTCCTCCACCACGCCCACGTCGTCGTCACCAACGGAACGCAAAGCTGTACTTGA
- a CDS encoding recombinase family protein has translation MEVGAVKAALYARVSTEGQQARGTIGSQLAVLHERVAAEGDELVAEFTDDGCSGAHLDRPGLDALRDAAEAGLFERVWCLSPDRLARVYAYQVVVLDELARLQVKVCFTDAPPITDDPQAILLTQVQGVIAEYERAKIAERYRRGKLFRSRAGEVISWRTPYGYRRLPREGERAAHLEVFEPEAAVVRRIFEDYAVRDLSMREIIHGLAADRIPTPKKGNGVWGSSTIARLLHNEAYVGRVYFNRTTTVPDPRPERRPRQVPRPREDWTAITVPALISEETFLAVGRVSRNNSKWSPRRTEPGQWMLRGLVKCGSCHVGTNCHKMRGRNGAFHRYYYCRNHDPIRAGGSDRRCTERNIRADVLDAFVIAQVRDVLLRPDVLLAGQHAIAQKASSDELLAKELSGLDRKIAATQAERSRLADLYQAGLIDLLDLQRRATAIDHRRHDLAQRRDALAARRHELAQTGQLRDRIADFTSRARAGIDALDFDRQQALLRTVIEEIEVTGRHVKIHLRIPLDEPPQQPTPPSPWPRRPAPSSQDHLRSVGGHPG, from the coding sequence ATGGAGGTGGGTGCGGTGAAGGCCGCGCTCTATGCGCGGGTGTCCACCGAGGGGCAGCAGGCCCGCGGCACCATCGGCTCTCAACTGGCCGTGCTGCACGAACGGGTGGCCGCCGAGGGCGACGAGCTGGTCGCCGAGTTCACCGACGACGGCTGCTCGGGAGCCCACCTGGACCGGCCGGGCCTGGACGCGCTGCGGGACGCGGCCGAGGCCGGGCTGTTCGAGCGGGTGTGGTGCCTGTCGCCGGACCGACTCGCCCGGGTCTATGCCTACCAGGTCGTCGTCCTGGACGAACTGGCCCGCCTGCAGGTGAAAGTCTGCTTCACCGACGCCCCGCCGATCACAGACGATCCACAGGCAATCTTGCTGACACAGGTCCAGGGCGTGATCGCCGAGTACGAACGGGCCAAGATCGCTGAACGCTACCGGCGCGGCAAACTCTTCCGCTCTCGCGCCGGCGAGGTTATCTCCTGGCGCACGCCCTACGGCTACCGGCGACTTCCCCGAGAGGGTGAACGGGCCGCTCACCTGGAGGTCTTCGAGCCGGAGGCCGCAGTGGTCCGGCGGATCTTCGAGGACTACGCGGTGCGCGATCTGTCGATGCGCGAGATCATCCACGGGCTCGCCGCCGACCGCATCCCCACCCCGAAGAAGGGCAACGGCGTCTGGGGATCCTCCACCATCGCCCGGCTCCTTCACAACGAGGCATACGTCGGCCGGGTCTACTTCAACCGCACCACCACGGTTCCCGACCCGCGCCCAGAACGCCGTCCCCGCCAGGTCCCCAGGCCGCGGGAGGACTGGACCGCCATCACGGTGCCCGCCCTCATCAGCGAAGAGACCTTCCTCGCGGTCGGTCGCGTGAGCCGTAACAACAGCAAGTGGAGCCCGCGCCGGACCGAGCCCGGCCAGTGGATGCTGCGCGGACTGGTCAAATGCGGCTCCTGCCACGTGGGCACGAACTGTCACAAGATGCGCGGCCGCAACGGCGCCTTCCACCGCTATTACTACTGCCGCAACCACGACCCGATCCGAGCCGGCGGCAGCGACCGCCGCTGCACCGAACGCAACATCCGCGCCGACGTCCTGGACGCCTTCGTCATCGCCCAGGTCCGCGACGTCCTCCTGCGTCCCGACGTCCTCCTCGCTGGCCAGCACGCAATCGCGCAGAAGGCATCCAGCGATGAACTGCTGGCGAAGGAACTGAGTGGCCTCGACCGCAAGATCGCCGCGACTCAAGCCGAGCGGAGCCGTTTGGCGGATCTCTATCAGGCCGGTCTGATCGACCTCCTCGACCTGCAACGACGCGCCACCGCGATCGACCACCGCCGCCACGACCTGGCCCAGCGACGTGACGCACTCGCAGCCCGGCGCCACGAACTTGCCCAGACAGGCCAACTCCGCGACAGGATCGCCGACTTCACCAGTCGGGCCCGCGCCGGAATCGACGCCCTCGACTTCGACCGGCAACAAGCCCTCCTCCGCACAGTCATCGAGGAGATCGAAGTCACCGGCCGGCACGTCAAGATCCACCTACGGATCCCACTCGACGAGCCACCTCAGCAGCCCACCCCACCCAGTCCCTGGCCCCGCCGCCCCGCACCGTCCAGCCAAGACCATCTGCGTTCCGTTGGTGGCCACCCAGGGTGA